TTCGACGCTGCTCGCCGGCGGCAGTATCCTGGTCCCGCTCGCGCTCCTCATCACCCTCGGCTTCGACCAGTTCCTGCGCCTGCGCGCCCGCCTCCAGGTGACTTTCACCGGCGCGGCGAATGCCGGCGCTCTCGAGCCGCTCGAAGATGCGCGGGAGTGGCTCGCGCGAACTCTGGGGCTGGATCCAAACATGCTGCAGGAATGGCTCGCGCACTACACCAGGGAGCTGGGCCGCCTCGACGTCGAGTCGTTCCTCACCCTGGTGACGAACGTGACCGGGGGAGTCGTTTACACGGCCTTCACTCTGTTCGCGATGTTCCTGCTTTTTCGTGACGGGAAGGGGATGGTGGCGCGGATCCCGGACCTGCTTCCGTTCGAGCGTACCCGCACCGAGGAATTCCTCGCGCGCCTCCGGGGAGTGCTCGACGCGAGCATCCGTGGAGTGCTGGTCATCGCCGGGATCCAGGCCGCCCTCATCGGCCTCGGTTTCGCAGTCCTGGGTGTCCCTTATGCCGGACTCTGGGCGACGGTCACCCTGTTCACCAGCCCGATTCCCATGGTCGGCACCTGGGCGGTCTGGTTGCCCGGCTCGATTTACCTTGTGCTGGAGGGACACGGGATCAAAGCCCTCTTCCTCCTCGCCTGGGGCGCGCTCATCGTGAGCTCGGTCGACAACTTCGTGAGGCCGAAGCTCGTCGCCGAGAGGGTTGGTATCGATGAGTTCTTCATGTTCCTCGCCATACTCGGCGGGCTCCCCCTGTTCGGCGCTCTGGGCATCGTCATGGGCCCGGTGGTCTTCGCCGCCGCGGCATACCTCCTCGAAGCGCTGAGCCGCGGCGAGCCGGACCCCGTACGGCCGCATTCGCCGCCGGAACCCGGCTCATCTCCGAAAGGTCCAGCCGCTGCGGGCTCCAGGTGCGACCTGAGCTTCAGCGACTCTTCAGGCAACGTGGCGGGTGAACGGGATTGACGATCCGTCGTGCTTCGGATCTCGGATGTCGGCGTTCCTCCGGGGGACACACCGGAGCCTGGGCGCCCTCTCTCTCGTTGGTACGTAACTTGCACTTCGTCGAGTTCCAAGGGGTGGAGCCTGAGAATCACCGCTGTCGCCTGCGCGCTGCTGGGCCCGGTCTTCGGATGGCTCCTTCAAGAGCTCTCCGGAGAGTCCGCGCCCATCGCGGCCGCTCATTACCAGACCGCGTTCACGCCGCTCCTATGCGGAGTCGCCCTCGCGATCGTCCTCGTCTTCTTCCTGAAGGAGCCGGGACCCCCGAAAGGGAATTCCACGAGGTTCCCCGATGAAGCAAGGACCAGGAACGGGAGAGTGCGAGCGGCTCTTCGATAGACGGCGCAGTCTCGATATGGCCACCTGCGGAAGCCATAGGATGACGCCCGATGGATGACTACGCGCTCGTTCTCAACGCCGGTTCGTCGAGCTTGAAGTTCTGCGTGTACTGGAGGCCTTCCGACGGAACCTGGCAGGTTGGATCCCGTGGCCAGGTCGAGGGGATAGGCACCGCCCCGAGGCTCTTGGCCGAAGACGCGGCGGGGGAGGAGCTCGCCGACCAGGAGCTGCCGGCGGCGGTGAGCGATGGGCGCACCGCGCTCGACGCGCTCGCCGCGTGGCTCCGATCCCTCTACGGCGGAGTGCGGGTTCTCGGCGTCGGCCATCGGGTGGTGCATGGAGGAGCTCGTTTCGCGGCTCCCGTCATTTTGACCCGGCAGGTGCTTGAGGAGCTTCACGAGCTCGTCCCGCTCGCGCCCCTTCATCAGCCCTACAACCTCGCGGCGATCGAAGCGGTATTCGAGCACTTGCCCGAGGTGCCCCAGGTCGCCTGCTTCGACACTGCATTTCATCGAGGGCATCCGCCGGTTGCGGATCTCGTCCCTCTCCCGCTCGAGATCCGCCGCGGAGGTGTCCAGCGCTACGGTTTTCACGGGCTTTCGTACGAGTACGTCGCTTCCGTCCTCCCGCAGGTCGCTCCCGAGATCGCGAAAGCCAGGGTGCTCGTGGCTCACCTTGGAAGCGGTGCGAGCCTTTGCGCCTTGAGGGAAAGGAAGAGCGTCGACACTACGCTGAGCTTCACCGCGCTCGACGGACTCTGCATGGGCACCCGGCCCGGTGCACTCGACCCCGGGGTGGTGCTCTACCTTTTCCAGAACCTCTCGCTCGGTCCCAAGGATGTCGAGGACATCCTCTACAAGAAATCGGGCCTGCTCGGCATCTCCGGTATCAGCAATGACATGAGGAAGCTTCTCGCGAGCGAGGACGCGAACGCTCGGCTCGCGGTGGAGTACTTCGTCTACCGGGCGGCGAAGGAGATCGGCGCCCTGACGGCGGTCCTGGGCGGAATCGACGGCCTGGTGTTCACCGCAGGAATCGGAGAGAACTCGGCCGAAATCCGGAAACGGATCTGCGAAGCATCCTCGTGGCTCGGCCTCGAGCTCGACGCCGCCGCCAACGCCCGCCACGGTCCCCGGATCACGACGAATCAAAGCAAAGTCTCGGCCTGGGTGATTCCGACGAATGAGGAGCTGATGATCGCCCGGCACACCGGGACGCTCCTCGGCCTGATATGAATCGGAACGCGGTGATCCCTTCGATGCCCCGCTGGGCCGGCCTGGTGGCGGCGCTCCTCGCCTCATTCTCCTTCGCAGTTGGTTCCGCGGGCGCGGAGGGGCGGGAGATCTACGTGGCATTTCTAGGGGACGGGGGCACTGGAGGCAAGGAACAGAAGTCGGTGGCGCGTCAGCTGGAGCTCGCGAGAGAGCAAGGCAAGCTCGACTACGTCTTTCTCCTCGGCGACAATCTGTACCCCAAGGGCGAAGCGAAGAAGATCGGCCCGAACTTCCTGGACGTCTACCGAAATCTCCTCGACGCCGGTGTCGCTTTCCACGCGGCGCTCGGAAACCACGACGTCGAGGTGTGCGGCATCCTCAATCTCACGCCCCTCCCGCGGGACGCTACCGCTTATACCCGGTGCGAGGTCGATCGACAGCTCGATCCCGCGAACCGCTTCGGTTACGCGAATGGATCCCGTTACTACCACCTCACCATCCCCGGGGATTCTTCGTACGGCGAAGCGGCGCTCGCCCAGGTCTTCGTGATCGACACGAATACCCTGGCGTCCAGCCAGTCGCTCCTGCCGTCGGGCGACGACCGAGACCAGCTCCAGTGGCTCGACGGCGAGCTCTCCCGATCCACCGCCACCTGGAAGATCGTCATCATGCATCACCCGATCCACACGCCCAAGGCTGCGGGATGGTTCAGGGGACACTCCCGAGAGTTACGGCTCGGGGAACAGCTCGAGCCGATCCTGATGCGAGGAGGGGTCGACGTGGTCTTCGCCGGACACAACCACTTCTATGCCCGCATCGTTCCGCAGGCGGGCATCCGTTACTTCGTCTCCGGAGGAGGCGGCCAGCGCATCCTTCGATATCGGCCCGCCGAAGACTACGTAGCCTTCGACCCCGAACGGGGGAAGTTCCATCACTTCATCCACGTGCGGGTGAGCCCGGAATGGTTCGAGTACTGCGTGGTGGACGCCGTGGGGAGGACGCGCGACGGCGGCCGCTTCCGGCACGGCGACGACTTCGATGAGCCGCTCCCCGAGGGGGCTTGCCCTTACTGAAGAAGTTCGCTGCGAGAGCTCGAGAAGCGCGCCGGTTCGCGAAGGAAGCTCCGAGGCACGAAAGGGGCACAGGATTGCGGTGAGCGCGACTCCGGTCGTCTCGCCAACGCCCAGGCG
The sequence above is drawn from the Vicinamibacteria bacterium genome and encodes:
- a CDS encoding AI-2E family transporter, producing the protein MKRHGFTAMETRRDADGRREIPGMPGHPERTKTETPADALPTRIHLDRTTLQWAVFLGAVAGVFYLCFEILSPFLVVVGWSSVLVIAFEPVHRRISRKIRGVSLAALVSTLLAGGSILVPLALLITLGFDQFLRLRARLQVTFTGAANAGALEPLEDAREWLARTLGLDPNMLQEWLAHYTRELGRLDVESFLTLVTNVTGGVVYTAFTLFAMFLLFRDGKGMVARIPDLLPFERTRTEEFLARLRGVLDASIRGVLVIAGIQAALIGLGFAVLGVPYAGLWATVTLFTSPIPMVGTWAVWLPGSIYLVLEGHGIKALFLLAWGALIVSSVDNFVRPKLVAERVGIDEFFMFLAILGGLPLFGALGIVMGPVVFAAAAYLLEALSRGEPDPVRPHSPPEPGSSPKGPAAAGSRCDLSFSDSSGNVAGERD
- a CDS encoding acetate/propionate family kinase, which codes for MDDYALVLNAGSSSLKFCVYWRPSDGTWQVGSRGQVEGIGTAPRLLAEDAAGEELADQELPAAVSDGRTALDALAAWLRSLYGGVRVLGVGHRVVHGGARFAAPVILTRQVLEELHELVPLAPLHQPYNLAAIEAVFEHLPEVPQVACFDTAFHRGHPPVADLVPLPLEIRRGGVQRYGFHGLSYEYVASVLPQVAPEIAKARVLVAHLGSGASLCALRERKSVDTTLSFTALDGLCMGTRPGALDPGVVLYLFQNLSLGPKDVEDILYKKSGLLGISGISNDMRKLLASEDANARLAVEYFVYRAAKEIGALTAVLGGIDGLVFTAGIGENSAEIRKRICEASSWLGLELDAAANARHGPRITTNQSKVSAWVIPTNEELMIARHTGTLLGLI
- a CDS encoding metallophosphoesterase; protein product: MPRWAGLVAALLASFSFAVGSAGAEGREIYVAFLGDGGTGGKEQKSVARQLELAREQGKLDYVFLLGDNLYPKGEAKKIGPNFLDVYRNLLDAGVAFHAALGNHDVEVCGILNLTPLPRDATAYTRCEVDRQLDPANRFGYANGSRYYHLTIPGDSSYGEAALAQVFVIDTNTLASSQSLLPSGDDRDQLQWLDGELSRSTATWKIVIMHHPIHTPKAAGWFRGHSRELRLGEQLEPILMRGGVDVVFAGHNHFYARIVPQAGIRYFVSGGGGQRILRYRPAEDYVAFDPERGKFHHFIHVRVSPEWFEYCVVDAVGRTRDGGRFRHGDDFDEPLPEGACPY